The Candidatus Tanganyikabacteria bacterium DNA window AGTCATGTGGGCGGCGCCATCAGACCAGCCGCGACACCGCCCGGAGGGCCAGGTAGTACGAGTCCGCGCCGAAGCCGGCGATCGTCCCCCGCACGACGCCGGCGACGTAGGACCTGTGCCGGAACTCCTCGCGGGCGTGCGGGTTTGACAGGTGGATCTCGATCGCCGGCAGAGCCACCGCGGCCAGGGCGTCGCGCAGGGCGATCGACGTGTGCGTCAGCCCGCCCGGGTTGAGCAGGATGGCCTTGAAGCCGTCGCGCGGGGCGGCCTGGATCCAGTCGAGCAGTTGCCCTTCGTGGTTCGACTGCATGCAGTGGACGTCCAGGTCGAACTCGGCGCGGCCCATGCGCCGCAATTCCTCGTCGATGTGGGCGAGCGTCGCGGTCCCGTAGACCGCGGGCTCGCGCGAGCCCAGCAGGTTGAGGTTGGGGCCGTTGAGCACCAGGACCTTGCGCATCGCGTCACTCCGCCATGTCTTCCGTCTCGCCGGCGCCGGCCGCGACGCCATGAGCTTCCCGGCGGCCGATCGCCGGCTGCGCGGCCCGCGTGGCCGCCATGTGCGCCTGGAACTCGGCGAGCGAATCGCCGCCGACTTTCTCCAGCAGCGCATCGGCCAGCACCCACGCCACCATCGCCTCGGCGATGACGCCGGCGGCCGGCACGGCGCAGACGTCGGCCCGTTCGAAGTGGGCGGTGGTCTCCGCGCCGTCCGGCCAGGTGGCCGACGGCAGCGGGCGGCGCAGGGTCGAGATGGGTTTCATGGCCGCCCGGAGGATCAGGGGCTGGCCATTGGTGACGCCGCCTTCCAGGCCGCCGGCCATGTTGGTCGGGCGCGAGAAACCCGGCTGGAAGGTG harbors:
- the aroQ gene encoding type II 3-dehydroquinate dehydratase, encoding MRKVLVLNGPNLNLLGSREPAVYGTATLAHIDEELRRMGRAEFDLDVHCMQSNHEGQLLDWIQAAPRDGFKAILLNPGGLTHTSIALRDALAAVALPAIEIHLSNPHAREEFRHRSYVAGVVRGTIAGFGADSYYLALRAVSRLV